A region from the Halomarina litorea genome encodes:
- a CDS encoding cytochrome b/b6 domain-containing protein encodes MTNLDHGKFTRVTTMFHSLLALDVFLLFFTGYSVMFNDELWWLLELMGGNTGVLALHRIAGVGLIVLTVFWITFMIIGPGRRSNFRAVLPDLKNDMQAFIQDVKFVLGRADERHPHARQFAGYTSDEVPLLSYVGKGVIFIFAVELTLLMVSGLLIWSKPSLMQFFQTKAAAMAFVVFHGLLGVIMLMGVMFHIFEHGFHPAFYPVELKAFISKDKMPHTDHSDEDHEGTGIELLTLRPSWNWAVNLGGAAVVIGIVSVLLGSIFDEGYPVPRELTIGGGPTNLLLTIGINVGVLVLFLGLLLSVYGNVLRARYERQVRAERRTAETSHSDD; translated from the coding sequence ATGACGAACCTCGACCACGGGAAGTTCACGCGGGTGACGACGATGTTCCACTCGTTGCTCGCGCTGGACGTGTTCCTGCTGTTCTTCACGGGCTACAGCGTGATGTTCAACGACGAACTCTGGTGGCTCCTCGAACTCATGGGCGGGAACACGGGCGTCCTCGCGCTCCACCGTATCGCGGGCGTCGGTCTCATCGTCCTGACGGTGTTCTGGATCACGTTCATGATCATCGGGCCGGGGCGCCGGAGCAACTTCCGGGCGGTCCTGCCGGACCTGAAGAACGACATGCAGGCGTTCATTCAGGACGTGAAGTTCGTCCTCGGCCGGGCCGACGAACGCCACCCGCACGCCCGCCAGTTCGCGGGCTACACGTCCGACGAGGTGCCCCTCCTCTCGTACGTCGGGAAGGGGGTCATCTTCATCTTCGCCGTCGAACTGACGCTGCTGATGGTGTCGGGCCTGCTCATCTGGAGCAAGCCCTCCCTGATGCAGTTCTTCCAGACGAAGGCTGCCGCGATGGCGTTCGTCGTCTTCCACGGGCTGCTGGGCGTCATCATGCTGATGGGCGTGATGTTCCACATCTTCGAACACGGGTTCCACCCCGCGTTCTACCCCGTCGAACTGAAGGCGTTCATCTCGAAGGACAAGATGCCTCACACTGACCACAGCGACGAGGACCACGAGGGGACGGGCATCGAACTGCTCACGCTCCGCCCGTCGTGGAACTGGGCGGTGAATCTCGGCGGGGCGGCGGTGGTCATCGGCATCGTCAGCGTCCTCCTCGGGAGCATCTTCGACGAGGGCTACCCGGTGCCGCGCGAACTCACCATCGGCGGCGGGCCGACGAACCTCCTGCTCACCATCGGCATCAACGTCGGGGTACTGGTGTTGTTCCTCGGTCTGTTGCTGTCGGTGTACGGCAACGTCCTCCGGGCGCGCTACGAGCGACAGGTGCGCGCGGAGCGACGGACCGCCGAGACGAGTCACAGCGACGACTGA
- a CDS encoding DUF7405 family protein, with translation MPSRRAIIRGLAGVTSAAGFAGCTRLLTRRDTVELNLPSNPHADALPARQHAVDDALRTDEHGNSLAPRYHTVLLLGLRNPPTVEHARTVERAMRELEGAYDWSPDGLFHVLAWGSGYFERIGELAAAPVDHPEVLSRTDDPKLETYDAALVLSADDPSTLLDAERGLFHGGSLAGSTPDARLGDVFRVVGRRTGFMGEGLPAAHTDADGIPDDAPLPKDAPMFMGFKSGRRGTQATEDRVTIEEGPFAGGTTMHLSRLRQSLETWFSLSRNERVARMFSGTLTGEDVDALTDDVPFEGGVPEAAREHDVVGHHEKVARVREDGDPLLLRRDFNTVDGGHAGVHFLSYQRSLADFQATRKAMNGWYLRDDSERVRERRNNGILDFITVTARANFYVPPRGGRSFPLL, from the coding sequence ATGCCATCCCGGCGTGCCATCATCAGGGGACTCGCGGGCGTGACCAGCGCGGCGGGGTTCGCCGGGTGTACGCGACTCCTCACGCGACGCGACACCGTGGAGTTGAACCTCCCGTCGAACCCGCACGCAGACGCGCTCCCGGCCCGGCAACACGCCGTGGACGACGCCCTCCGGACCGACGAGCACGGCAACTCGCTCGCCCCGCGCTACCACACCGTCCTGTTGCTCGGCCTCCGGAACCCGCCGACGGTGGAGCACGCCCGGACCGTCGAGCGCGCGATGCGCGAACTGGAGGGGGCCTACGACTGGTCGCCAGACGGCCTCTTCCACGTCCTCGCGTGGGGATCGGGCTACTTCGAGCGCATCGGCGAACTCGCCGCCGCGCCGGTCGACCACCCGGAGGTGCTCTCACGAACCGACGACCCGAAACTGGAGACGTACGACGCCGCCCTCGTCCTCTCGGCGGACGACCCCTCGACCCTCCTCGACGCCGAACGCGGACTGTTCCACGGCGGGTCGCTCGCCGGGTCGACCCCCGACGCCCGCCTCGGTGACGTCTTCCGCGTCGTGGGCCGCCGCACTGGGTTCATGGGCGAGGGGCTGCCCGCAGCGCACACCGACGCCGATGGGATTCCCGACGACGCGCCCCTCCCGAAGGACGCCCCGATGTTCATGGGATTCAAGTCCGGGCGGCGGGGGACGCAGGCAACCGAGGACCGCGTCACCATCGAGGAGGGGCCGTTCGCTGGCGGCACGACGATGCACCTCTCGCGCCTGCGCCAGTCCCTCGAGACGTGGTTCTCGCTCTCGCGGAACGAACGGGTCGCTCGAATGTTCTCGGGGACTCTGACGGGCGAGGACGTCGACGCGCTCACCGACGACGTCCCCTTCGAGGGCGGCGTCCCGGAGGCCGCCCGCGAACACGACGTGGTGGGCCACCACGAGAAGGTGGCGCGGGTCCGCGAGGACGGCGACCCCCTCCTGCTCCGCCGGGACTTCAACACCGTCGACGGGGGGCACGCGGGCGTCCACTTCCTTTCCTACCAGCGCTCACTCGCTGACTTCCAGGCGACGCGCAAGGCGATGAACGGCTGGTACCTCCGCGACGACAGCGAACGGGTGCGCGAACGCCGGAACAACGGCATCCTCGACTTCATCACCGTCACCGCCCGCGCGAACTTCTACGTCCCGCCGCGCGGGGGGCGGTCGTTCCCGTTGCTGTAG
- a CDS encoding ubiquitin-like small modifier protein 1, translating into MELELRFFANFRTAVGDKTISREYDDGSTVGDVLRALEAEFDGLEGDILDDEGDILPQLSVLKNGREVLHMEGTETELEDGDRLSVFPPVAGGCA; encoded by the coding sequence ATGGAACTGGAGTTGCGGTTCTTCGCTAACTTCCGGACCGCGGTGGGCGACAAGACCATCTCGCGGGAGTACGACGACGGGTCGACCGTCGGTGACGTCCTGCGGGCCCTCGAAGCCGAGTTCGACGGGCTCGAAGGCGACATCCTCGACGACGAGGGGGACATCCTCCCGCAGTTGAGCGTGCTCAAGAACGGACGCGAGGTCCTCCACATGGAGGGGACCGAGACCGAACTGGAGGACGGGGACCGGCTGTCCGTGTTCCCGCCCGTCGCGGGGGGGTGCGCGTAG
- a CDS encoding ArgE/DapE family deacylase, with translation MGTKEQVAARIEDREASMVEFLSDLVAARTVTGNEGPGQELLVERFEALGLEPDVWEPDPGRLRDHEGYFETSSFARVGYEGRPNVAARLAGSGDGPTLALSGHVDVVDVTEDEWDHDPWALTREGDRLFGRGAADMKGGLAAILLAVESLRDLDVDLAGDLLLLSTIEEEDGGVGGTLSALERGYVPDAALVAEPYGVPNVGTASAGVMYFRVTVPGKSAHAAWGHEGVNAIGKATEVYRALDDLDRERKARIDYEPAYRATPGLEGNVTNINLGTIRAGDWPSTVPAEAVVEGRVGWPPGESREEVREQVEGAVDAVATDDGWLADNPPRVEWFGWQAAPHEVPEDCEIATRAKRNAEAATGREGQFIGGSAGLDERFYERYYDVHAVSVGPEGERLHGADETTTVTSLLETATTLAWTALDYCGEATDD, from the coding sequence ATGGGTACCAAAGAGCAGGTTGCGGCGCGCATCGAGGACCGCGAGGCGTCCATGGTCGAGTTCCTCTCCGACCTCGTCGCGGCGCGGACGGTGACCGGGAACGAGGGGCCGGGACAGGAACTGCTGGTCGAGCGATTCGAGGCGCTCGGGCTCGAACCCGACGTCTGGGAACCGGACCCCGGGCGACTGCGCGACCACGAGGGCTACTTCGAGACGTCGTCGTTCGCGCGGGTGGGCTACGAGGGCCGACCGAACGTCGCGGCGCGCCTCGCGGGGAGCGGGGACGGCCCGACGCTCGCGCTCAGCGGTCACGTGGACGTCGTCGACGTCACCGAAGACGAGTGGGACCACGACCCGTGGGCGCTGACCCGTGAGGGCGACCGACTGTTCGGCCGCGGCGCTGCGGACATGAAGGGCGGGCTCGCGGCGATTCTGCTCGCCGTCGAGAGCCTCCGGGACCTCGACGTCGACCTCGCGGGCGACCTGCTCTTGCTCTCGACCATCGAGGAGGAGGACGGCGGGGTCGGCGGCACCCTCTCGGCGCTCGAACGCGGGTACGTCCCCGACGCCGCCCTCGTCGCGGAACCCTACGGCGTCCCGAACGTCGGCACCGCCAGCGCGGGCGTGATGTACTTCCGGGTGACCGTCCCCGGGAAGAGCGCGCACGCCGCGTGGGGCCACGAGGGCGTCAACGCCATCGGGAAGGCCACGGAGGTGTACCGGGCGCTCGACGACCTCGACCGCGAGCGGAAGGCGCGCATCGACTACGAACCAGCCTATCGGGCGACCCCCGGGCTGGAGGGGAACGTGACGAACATCAACCTCGGGACGATACGCGCCGGCGACTGGCCCTCGACGGTGCCCGCCGAGGCCGTCGTCGAGGGGCGCGTCGGCTGGCCCCCCGGCGAGAGCCGCGAGGAGGTCCGCGAACAGGTCGAGGGTGCGGTCGACGCGGTGGCGACCGACGACGGGTGGCTCGCCGACAACCCGCCGCGCGTCGAGTGGTTCGGGTGGCAGGCCGCGCCCCACGAGGTGCCGGAGGACTGCGAAATCGCCACCCGCGCGAAACGGAACGCGGAGGCGGCGACCGGGCGCGAGGGCCAGTTCATCGGCGGCAGCGCCGGACTGGACGAGCGGTTCTACGAGCGCTACTACGACGTCCACGCGGTGTCGGTCGGCCCGGAGGGAGAGCGCCTCCACGGGGCGGACGAGACCACCACCGTGACCTCCCTGCTGGAGACGGCGACGACCCTCGCGTGGACCGCCCTCGACTACTGCGGGGAGGCGACCGACGACTGA
- a CDS encoding 4Fe-4S dicluster domain-containing protein has translation MSTDQNSMQREQMSQGVMSVGEGTRIFPDVEACIDCGGCVVACKRTWDVPPEEQRISISTMFEGQEAEKPQLNSNSGRALNQGEFPGETSFPMQCYHCEDAPCVSVCPVDSLQKNDDGFVEVVEDLCVGCQYCLSACPFGAPQFPESDDGAEAVLGGGGIMDKCTMCEERQHVGKGPACAEECATDAILVGDAGDIADELDKRDAAPAFNKEAMEIIFGADEARAFDL, from the coding sequence ATGTCAACAGACCAGAATTCGATGCAGCGCGAGCAGATGAGTCAGGGCGTCATGAGCGTCGGTGAGGGGACCCGAATCTTCCCCGACGTTGAGGCGTGTATCGACTGTGGCGGGTGCGTCGTCGCGTGCAAGCGGACGTGGGACGTGCCGCCGGAGGAGCAGCGCATCTCCATCTCGACGATGTTCGAGGGCCAGGAGGCGGAGAAGCCGCAGCTCAACTCCAACAGCGGGCGGGCGCTCAACCAGGGAGAGTTCCCCGGCGAGACGAGCTTTCCGATGCAGTGTTACCACTGCGAGGACGCCCCCTGCGTGTCGGTCTGCCCGGTCGACTCCCTCCAGAAGAACGACGACGGCTTCGTCGAGGTCGTCGAGGACCTCTGTGTGGGCTGTCAGTACTGCCTCTCGGCGTGCCCGTTCGGCGCGCCGCAGTTCCCCGAGTCGGACGACGGCGCGGAGGCCGTCCTCGGCGGCGGGGGTATCATGGACAAGTGTACGATGTGCGAGGAGCGCCAGCACGTCGGGAAGGGGCCGGCCTGCGCCGAGGAGTGTGCGACCGACGCCATCCTCGTCGGTGACGCCGGCGACATCGCCGACGAGCTGGACAAGCGCGACGCCGCACCGGCGTTCAACAAGGAGGCGATGGAGATCATCTTCGGCGCCGACGAGGCGAGGGCCTTCGACCTATGA
- a CDS encoding formate dehydrogenase subunit alpha, which yields MSSEPVSLDLDRRSFLKASAIAGGLALGGGTAGQVLAQDEGDDGVDATDDDSTLTKTICNFCAVGCGFRGERQGDAFVGQEPWHENPINNGSLCSKGAAIYGSEHSEKRLRHPMIRRDGQWEKLSWEDAYAEIKDEFGSIVEEFGPDSVMWLGSAHHSNEEAYAFRKLASLFGTNNVDHQARICHSTTVAGLANTWGYGAMTNPINDYRNFDLDLIIGQNPAEAHPIAMQHILEGQKRGGTVVSVDARYTKTSAHADHFYRIRPGTDVALMMGLIRYIRDQGELDTDMLNGRVQGWADVEAELDKYDPATVAEITWISEEEQQEIGDLMIENKPNIQIEWAMGGTQHNNGTQNIRSYALTGLATGGIAKKGGGMQVMRGHANVQGATDLGVASHNLPGYYSVSSPGSWKYWTDVWTQSPYTSGSISFKELYEKYDLLPKKLAEQSGSYTEYSDSKGAASADQPNPRSMMFQNGLTVARWYEAALPKEDRLHDTPVYQPNPLKAAVFWGHSSNSISEMSKMKRAMENLDMLVIVDLFPSMASVLPEEKQDGIILLPAASQYEHYRSVTNSHRAVQWSEPVREPSHNTRPDLRIIQEFADLFGFGDHFDWGNGPELYNGRSTYEDALREVNLGVRTIGYQQSPERLQRQHEYDHLFSTEDLQADSGPVAGEYWQLPWPCWGEGHPGTPIIWNDNLDPREGGQDFRARWGLKAPTPQEWQQMDTDQPYPLQNTYEQGGESSLDMLRAPFNPDWANGQVNGVPQYPGFSTVWPEDLTNPDALSLPYRYALDPTKSVYDCAKAVVEQGKMKESELPMSLSEYQQFDFKQADPPTGRGRARGVAWNFIDTVPVHREPIESPSQKLVEEWPANGQQRNFYRLDQNNATTQTEAMRELSGKNGEGFDTIMTSGRQVEHQGGGAESRSNQFLADLQPHMYAEIHPEKAEELGVDGGDLVVVSTTTRGSVLVRARVTYRPNPKETFMPFHWGGVFQGNSLEDQYPDGMVPYAIGDSVNAITVKGYDVETQMQETKVGLVKIQPATPELLDELNMDPDITFPQDRNDIGLQKDFDVRDYHTVQ from the coding sequence ATGAGTAGCGAACCAGTGTCGCTGGACCTCGACCGGCGGTCCTTCCTGAAGGCGAGCGCCATCGCGGGTGGCCTCGCCCTGGGGGGCGGGACGGCCGGTCAAGTTCTGGCACAGGACGAGGGCGACGACGGCGTCGACGCCACCGACGACGACAGCACGTTGACGAAGACCATCTGTAACTTCTGTGCGGTCGGTTGCGGGTTCCGAGGGGAACGACAGGGTGACGCGTTCGTCGGCCAGGAGCCGTGGCACGAGAACCCGATCAACAACGGGTCACTCTGCTCGAAGGGCGCGGCCATCTACGGCAGTGAGCACTCCGAGAAGCGCCTCCGACACCCGATGATCAGGCGCGACGGCCAGTGGGAGAAGCTCTCCTGGGAGGATGCCTACGCGGAGATCAAAGACGAGTTCGGCAGCATCGTCGAGGAGTTCGGCCCCGACAGCGTGATGTGGCTGGGGTCGGCCCACCACTCCAACGAGGAGGCCTACGCGTTCCGCAAACTCGCCTCCCTGTTCGGGACGAACAACGTCGACCACCAGGCGCGCATCTGTCACTCGACGACGGTGGCGGGCCTCGCGAACACCTGGGGGTACGGCGCGATGACCAACCCCATCAACGACTACCGGAACTTCGACCTCGACCTCATCATCGGGCAGAACCCCGCCGAGGCCCACCCCATCGCGATGCAGCACATCCTCGAGGGGCAGAAACGCGGCGGGACGGTCGTCTCGGTGGACGCCCGCTACACGAAGACCTCGGCACACGCCGACCACTTTTACCGTATCCGGCCGGGCACGGACGTGGCGCTGATGATGGGGCTCATCCGCTACATCCGCGACCAGGGCGAACTCGACACGGACATGCTGAACGGTCGGGTGCAGGGCTGGGCGGACGTCGAGGCAGAACTCGACAAGTACGACCCCGCCACCGTCGCCGAGATCACGTGGATCTCCGAGGAGGAACAGCAGGAGATCGGCGACCTGATGATCGAGAACAAGCCCAACATCCAGATCGAGTGGGCGATGGGCGGGACCCAGCACAACAACGGGACCCAGAACATCCGCTCGTACGCGCTGACGGGCCTCGCGACCGGCGGCATCGCCAAGAAGGGCGGCGGGATGCAGGTCATGCGCGGACACGCGAACGTGCAGGGCGCGACGGACCTCGGGGTGGCGAGCCACAACCTGCCGGGGTACTACTCGGTCAGCTCCCCCGGGTCCTGGAAGTACTGGACGGACGTCTGGACCCAGAGCCCCTACACGAGCGGCTCCATCTCGTTCAAGGAGCTCTACGAGAAGTACGACCTCCTGCCGAAGAAACTGGCCGAGCAGTCGGGGTCGTACACCGAGTACAGCGACAGCAAGGGGGCGGCGAGCGCCGACCAGCCGAACCCGCGCTCGATGATGTTCCAGAACGGCCTCACGGTCGCGCGCTGGTACGAGGCGGCCCTGCCGAAGGAGGACCGCCTCCACGACACGCCGGTGTACCAGCCCAACCCGCTGAAGGCCGCGGTGTTCTGGGGGCACTCCTCGAACTCCATCAGCGAGATGAGCAAGATGAAACGGGCGATGGAGAACCTCGATATGCTCGTCATCGTCGACCTGTTCCCCTCCATGGCCTCCGTCCTGCCCGAGGAGAAACAGGACGGCATCATCCTCCTGCCGGCGGCGAGTCAGTACGAGCACTACCGGTCGGTGACGAACTCCCACCGTGCGGTCCAGTGGTCCGAGCCGGTGCGCGAGCCCTCGCACAACACGCGGCCGGACCTGCGCATCATCCAGGAGTTCGCCGACCTCTTCGGCTTCGGCGACCACTTCGACTGGGGGAACGGCCCCGAACTGTACAACGGTCGGAGCACCTACGAGGACGCGCTCCGGGAGGTCAACCTCGGTGTGCGGACCATCGGCTACCAGCAGTCGCCCGAGCGCCTCCAGCGCCAGCACGAGTACGACCACCTGTTCAGTACGGAGGACCTGCAGGCGGACTCCGGGCCGGTCGCCGGCGAGTACTGGCAGCTCCCGTGGCCGTGCTGGGGCGAGGGCCACCCCGGGACGCCCATCATCTGGAACGACAACCTCGACCCCCGGGAGGGCGGTCAGGACTTCCGCGCGCGCTGGGGGCTGAAGGCCCCCACGCCGCAGGAGTGGCAGCAGATGGACACCGACCAGCCCTACCCGCTGCAGAACACCTACGAGCAGGGCGGGGAGTCCTCGCTCGACATGCTCCGGGCGCCGTTCAATCCCGACTGGGCGAACGGGCAGGTCAACGGCGTGCCCCAGTACCCCGGGTTCTCGACGGTGTGGCCCGAGGACCTCACCAACCCCGACGCCCTCTCGTTGCCCTACCGCTACGCGCTGGACCCGACGAAGTCGGTCTACGACTGCGCGAAGGCAGTCGTCGAGCAGGGGAAGATGAAGGAGAGCGAACTGCCGATGAGCCTCTCCGAGTACCAGCAGTTCGACTTCAAGCAGGCCGACCCGCCGACCGGGCGGGGACGGGCACGGGGAGTCGCGTGGAACTTCATCGACACCGTCCCGGTCCATCGCGAACCCATCGAGAGCCCGAGCCAGAAACTCGTCGAGGAGTGGCCCGCCAACGGCCAGCAGAGGAACTTCTACCGCCTCGACCAGAACAACGCGACGACACAGACGGAGGCGATGCGGGAACTCAGCGGCAAGAACGGCGAGGGCTTCGACACCATCATGACCTCCGGGAGACAGGTCGAACACCAGGGCGGGGGCGCCGAGTCCCGGTCCAACCAGTTCCTCGCGGACCTCCAGCCCCACATGTACGCCGAGATTCACCCCGAGAAGGCGGAGGAACTCGGCGTCGACGGCGGGGACCTCGTGGTCGTCTCGACGACGACCCGCGGGTCCGTGCTCGTGCGGGCGCGGGTCACCTACCGGCCGAACCCGAAGGAGACGTTCATGCCGTTCCACTGGGGCGGGGTCTTCCAGGGGAACTCCCTCGAGGACCAGTACCCCGACGGGATGGTCCCCTACGCCATCGGGGACAGCGTGAACGCGATCACCGTCAAGGGGTACGACGTCGAGACGCAGATGCAGGAGACGAAGGTCGGCCTCGTGAAGATACAGCCGGCGACGCCGGAGCTCCTCGACGAGCTGAACATGGACCCCGACATCACGTTCCCGCAGGACAGGAACGACATCGGCCTCCAGAAGGACTTCGACGTGCGTGACTACCACACCGTTCAGTAA
- a CDS encoding class I SAM-dependent methyltransferase encodes MTSRPVAADRPGKSPGELQTIYDDAAATFERFDRLGHLLVGRYRRRLFGRASGRVLDVACGTGANFRYLPADCEVVGVDLSPAMLAAADREAARRGRDVTLQRADATSLPFSDDSFDFVVSSLSTCTFPDPVAVLREMARVCAPDGYVLLLEHGRSSVGPIAALQDRFADHHFESMGCRWNQEPVDVVRAAGLDVRAHERDLLGVLTSMVVAPDDAAGRVE; translated from the coding sequence ATGACCTCCCGTCCCGTCGCCGCGGACCGGCCCGGCAAGTCCCCCGGCGAGTTGCAGACCATCTACGACGACGCCGCGGCGACCTTCGAACGCTTCGACCGACTCGGCCACCTCCTCGTCGGGCGCTATCGCCGTCGACTGTTCGGCCGGGCGTCCGGTCGCGTCCTCGACGTCGCCTGCGGGACCGGCGCGAACTTCCGCTACCTGCCCGCCGACTGCGAGGTGGTCGGGGTGGACCTCAGCCCCGCGATGCTCGCCGCCGCAGACCGCGAGGCCGCCCGCCGCGGGCGCGACGTGACCCTCCAGCGGGCGGACGCGACGAGCCTCCCCTTCTCCGACGACAGCTTCGACTTCGTCGTCTCATCGCTCTCGACGTGTACGTTCCCGGACCCCGTCGCCGTCCTCCGGGAGATGGCGCGGGTGTGCGCGCCCGACGGGTACGTCCTCCTGCTGGAACACGGGCGCTCCAGCGTCGGCCCGATCGCCGCTCTGCAGGACCGCTTCGCGGACCACCACTTCGAGTCGATGGGCTGTCGCTGGAACCAGGAACCGGTCGACGTCGTCCGGGCGGCCGGCCTCGACGTCCGCGCGCACGAACGTGACCTCCTCGGGGTGCTGACGAGCATGGTCGTCGCGCCGGACGACGCTGCCGGTCGGGTCGAGTGA
- a CDS encoding AI-2E family transporter — MTLSARVVFSAGLVVVLALLAWLIVQPFLTYLLAAVLLAFVLRPLHARASDAVGSHLSAGLLVVGTVLAVLLPVGAFVFVVASDVSTLTEGETAIPALESVERLLRTRLGIDVELGGRFRTLAGQIPDLIAGQAPAIVGSGVHTVLGLLLLLFVEYYLLKDGPSLVQWIRGVAPLPDAVGRELFAAAEEMTWAVLKGHVLVAIAQGLVAGLGLLALGIPNAALWTLAMTFLALVPVIGVAPVIGGAIVYLLAEGRLFAAVGLAVYGLTVVALTDDYLRAFLVERHATSLHPAVILVGVFGAAVAFGPMGLFFGPVVLGLFKSSVDVFSRHYNLA; from the coding sequence ATGACACTCTCAGCCCGCGTCGTCTTCTCGGCCGGTCTGGTGGTGGTCCTCGCCCTCCTCGCGTGGCTCATCGTCCAGCCGTTTCTCACCTACCTGCTCGCGGCGGTGCTCCTCGCGTTCGTCCTCCGGCCGCTCCACGCCCGGGCGTCGGACGCCGTCGGGTCGCACCTGTCGGCAGGCCTCCTCGTCGTCGGCACCGTCCTCGCCGTCCTCCTGCCGGTCGGGGCGTTCGTCTTCGTCGTCGCGAGCGACGTCTCGACGCTCACGGAGGGCGAGACGGCCATCCCCGCACTGGAGTCCGTCGAACGACTGCTCCGGACGCGCCTCGGTATCGACGTGGAACTCGGCGGGCGCTTTCGCACGCTCGCCGGACAGATTCCGGACCTCATCGCCGGGCAGGCCCCCGCCATCGTCGGGTCGGGCGTCCACACGGTGCTCGGCCTGTTGCTCCTCCTGTTCGTCGAGTACTACCTCCTGAAGGACGGCCCGTCGCTCGTCCAGTGGATTCGCGGCGTCGCCCCCCTGCCCGACGCCGTGGGCCGGGAACTGTTCGCGGCCGCCGAGGAGATGACGTGGGCCGTCCTGAAGGGCCACGTCCTCGTCGCCATCGCGCAGGGCCTCGTCGCCGGCCTCGGCCTCCTCGCCCTCGGCATCCCCAACGCGGCGCTCTGGACGCTCGCGATGACGTTCCTCGCGCTGGTGCCGGTCATCGGTGTCGCGCCCGTCATCGGCGGGGCCATCGTCTACCTCCTCGCGGAGGGCCGCCTGTTCGCAGCCGTGGGACTGGCCGTCTACGGCCTCACGGTGGTCGCCCTCACCGACGACTACCTGCGGGCGTTCCTGGTCGAACGCCACGCCACATCGCTACACCCGGCGGTCATCCTCGTCGGCGTCTTCGGCGCGGCCGTCGCCTTCGGTCCGATGGGTCTGTTCTTCGGCCCGGTCGTCCTCGGTCTGTTCAAATCGAGCGTCGACGTGTTCAGCCGCCACTACAACCTCGCGTAG